AGGAGGTCCTGCCCTGAACGCCCGTGGCGCCAGCATGTGGGACCGACGTCTCGGATGCTGGGACGCGTGACAGACTGGCGTGACGAGGTGAGCGGCACCGGGATACCGTGCAGCCATGCGCCAGGACCTTCTCGTACCCACGCGACGCGTGAGCTGAGTCGGACCCGGCACCAGCCAGCGCGTCGCCCCTCGTTGCCCACCGGGCCGAGGGGTTTTTTCATGAGCGGACCACGCACGAGCAAGGAAAGCGGCAAGGGATGAGCACTGAAGCCTCAGGCACACAGATCACGGGCGCGCAGAGCCTGGTCACCTCGCTCGAGGCTGCCGGCGCGACCGACATCTTCGGCATCCCCGGCGGCGCGATCCTGCCCGCCTACGACCCGTTGATGGACTCCTCCATCCGCCACATCCTGGTGCGCCACGAGCAGGGCGCCGGCCACGCCGCCCAGGGGTACGCCGCCGCGACCGGCCGGGTGGGCGTCTGCATGGCCACCTCGGGGCCCGGTGCGACCAACCTGGTCACCGCGCTGGCCGACGCGCACATGGACTCGGTGCCGATGGTCGCGGTGACCGGGCAGGTGGGTGCCTCGCTGATCGGCACCGACGCCTTCCAGGAGGCCGACATCCGCGGCATCACGATGCCGATCACCAAGCACAACTTCCTGGTCACCGACCCCGACGAGATCCCGCAGCGGATCGCCGAGGCCTTCCACATCGCCTCCACCGGCCGCCCCGGCCCGGTGCTGGTCGACGTCGCGAAGTCGGCGCTGCAGTCGATGACGACCTTCCGCTGGCCCACCGAGCTGCACCTGCCGGGCTACCGCCCGGTGACCAAGCCGCACAGCAAGCAGATCCGCGAGGCCGCCCGGCTGATCCTCGAGGCCCGCCGCCCGGTGCTGTACGTCGGCGGCGGCACGGTCCGCGCCAACGCCTCGCGCGAGCTGAGGGTGCTCGCCGAGATGACCGGCATGCCGGTGGTGACCACGCTGATGGCGCTGGGTGCCTTCCCCGACAGCCACCCCCAGCACCTGGGCATGCCCGGCATGCACGGCACCGTCGCGGCCGTGGCCGGGCTGCAGAAGAGCGACCTGATCATCAGCCTCGGCGCGCGCTTCGACGACCGCGTCACCGGCAACCTCGACTCCTTCGCGCCCGGCGCCAAGGTGATCCACGCCGACATCGACCCGGCCGAGATCGGCAAGAACCGCTACACCGACGTCCCGATCGTGGGCGACTGCCGCGAGGTCATCTCCGACCTCGTGGTGGCCCTGCAGGCCGAGGCCGACGCCGGCCACACCGGCGACTACGAGGGCTGGGTGTCGTTCCTGGCGGGGGTCAAGAAGAAGTACCCGCTCGGCTACGAGCAGTCGCCCGCCGGCACCCTGGCCCCCCAGCACGTCATCGAGCGGCTCAGCGCCATCGCCGGGCCCGAGGCGATCTACACCTCCGGGGTGGGCCAGCACCAGATGTGGGCCGCCCACTTCGTGCAGTACGAGCACCCGCGCACCTGGCTGAACTCCGGCGGCCTGGGCACCATGGGCTACTCGGTGCCGGCCGCGATGGGCGCCAAGGTCGGTCGCCCCGAGGCCACCGTGTGGTCCATCGACGGCGACGGCTGCTTCCAGATGACCAACCAGGAGCTCGCGACCTGCGCGATCGAGAACATCCCGATCAAGGTGGCGGTCATCAACAACGAGTCGCTGGGCATGGTGCGCCAGTGGCAGACGCTCTTCTACAACGAGCGCTACTCCAACACGAACCTGCAGCGCCACGGCGGCCCCGTGCGGATCCCCGACTTCGTCAAGCTCGCCGAGGCCTACGGCTGCGTGGGCCTGGCGTGCGACGGCCCCGACGACGTCGACGCCACCATCGAGAAGGCCATGGAGATCGACGACGTGCCCGTGGTC
The Nocardioides marinisabuli genome window above contains:
- a CDS encoding acetolactate synthase large subunit, with the translated sequence MSTEASGTQITGAQSLVTSLEAAGATDIFGIPGGAILPAYDPLMDSSIRHILVRHEQGAGHAAQGYAAATGRVGVCMATSGPGATNLVTALADAHMDSVPMVAVTGQVGASLIGTDAFQEADIRGITMPITKHNFLVTDPDEIPQRIAEAFHIASTGRPGPVLVDVAKSALQSMTTFRWPTELHLPGYRPVTKPHSKQIREAARLILEARRPVLYVGGGTVRANASRELRVLAEMTGMPVVTTLMALGAFPDSHPQHLGMPGMHGTVAAVAGLQKSDLIISLGARFDDRVTGNLDSFAPGAKVIHADIDPAEIGKNRYTDVPIVGDCREVISDLVVALQAEADAGHTGDYEGWVSFLAGVKKKYPLGYEQSPAGTLAPQHVIERLSAIAGPEAIYTSGVGQHQMWAAHFVQYEHPRTWLNSGGLGTMGYSVPAAMGAKVGRPEATVWSIDGDGCFQMTNQELATCAIENIPIKVAVINNESLGMVRQWQTLFYNERYSNTNLQRHGGPVRIPDFVKLAEAYGCVGLACDGPDDVDATIEKAMEIDDVPVVVDFRVHRDAMVWPMVAAGTSNDDIKYARDLAPDFDQDDL